In Corynebacterium ulcerans, one genomic interval encodes:
- a CDS encoding demethylmenaquinone methyltransferase: MAKASLEKNPFDVAKMFDGVGKNYDITNTVLSFGQDRKWREKTRERLNLKPGERVLDLAAGTAVSTVELKKSGAWVVACDFSQGMLAAGKDRDVPKVVGDGMQLPFADNSFDAVTISYGLRNVHDYQAALREMARVTKPGGRLTIAEFSTPNVPGFKTIYKEYLTRLLPLIAKAVGTNPEAYEYLAESIRAWPEREELARAINNNGWSDAGWQNLSLGIVALHSAVKPGSNA, encoded by the coding sequence GTGGCTAAGGCATCTTTGGAAAAGAACCCCTTCGACGTGGCAAAAATGTTCGACGGTGTGGGTAAAAACTACGACATCACGAACACCGTGCTGAGCTTTGGGCAAGACCGTAAGTGGCGCGAGAAGACCCGTGAACGGTTGAACCTTAAACCCGGCGAACGGGTTCTGGATCTAGCCGCCGGTACCGCAGTGTCTACGGTGGAGCTAAAGAAATCAGGTGCGTGGGTTGTGGCCTGCGATTTTTCACAGGGAATGCTCGCAGCAGGCAAAGACCGAGACGTTCCCAAGGTGGTGGGCGACGGTATGCAGCTGCCTTTTGCCGATAACTCCTTTGACGCGGTCACCATCTCTTATGGCCTACGGAACGTTCATGATTACCAGGCGGCGCTTCGGGAGATGGCGCGGGTGACCAAACCCGGCGGTCGGCTCACTATTGCAGAGTTCTCCACTCCCAATGTTCCTGGCTTTAAGACGATCTACAAAGAGTACCTGACCAGGTTGTTACCGCTGATAGCTAAAGCTGTGGGAACAAACCCAGAGGCTTATGAGTACCTTGCTGAGTCCATCCGTGCATGGCCAGAAAGAGAAGAGCTGGCTCGCGCTATCAACAATAACGGCTGGTCTGACGCAGGGTGGCAGAACCTTTCCCTGGGGATCGTTGCGTTGCACTCGGCAGTAAAACCTGGGAGCAACGCCTAG
- the rplK gene encoding 50S ribosomal protein L11 — protein sequence MAPKKKVTGLIKLQIQAGQANPAPPVGPALGAHGVNIMEFCKAYNAATENQRGSVVPVEITVYEDRSFEFKLKTPPAAKLLLKAAGLQKGSGVPHTQKVGKVTMEQVREIAQTKMEDLNANDIDNAARIIAGTARSMGIVVED from the coding sequence ATGGCTCCGAAGAAGAAGGTCACCGGCCTTATTAAGCTGCAGATCCAGGCTGGCCAGGCTAACCCGGCTCCGCCAGTTGGTCCGGCTCTTGGTGCTCACGGCGTGAACATCATGGAGTTCTGCAAGGCTTACAACGCTGCAACTGAGAACCAGCGCGGCAGCGTTGTTCCTGTTGAGATCACCGTTTATGAAGATCGCTCTTTCGAGTTCAAGCTGAAGACCCCTCCTGCAGCTAAACTGCTGCTCAAGGCTGCTGGTCTGCAGAAGGGCTCCGGCGTCCCGCACACCCAGAAGGTGGGCAAGGTCACCATGGAGCAGGTCCGCGAGATCGCTCAGACCAAGATGGAAGACCTCAACGCTAACGACATCGATAACGCTGCTCGCATCATCGCTGGCACCGCCCGTTCCATGGGCATCGTTGTTGAGGATTAA
- the secE gene encoding preprotein translocase subunit SecE, protein MTEQQPEKVGAASRPTGKRQLAGVNTTSTSSYEAKKVAPAGDNEGKKGNKVAAFVPEVASEMKKVIWPTAKQMVNYTLIVFAFLILMTALVAGVDFVAGLGVEKALTR, encoded by the coding sequence GTGACTGAACAACAGCCTGAGAAGGTGGGCGCCGCATCGCGTCCTACCGGTAAACGCCAGCTCGCTGGTGTGAATACCACCTCCACTTCTTCTTATGAGGCCAAGAAGGTCGCACCTGCGGGAGACAATGAGGGGAAGAAAGGCAACAAGGTTGCTGCCTTTGTTCCTGAAGTGGCTTCTGAGATGAAGAAGGTTATTTGGCCTACTGCTAAGCAGATGGTCAACTACACGCTTATCGTCTTCGCATTTCTTATTCTCATGACTGCACTCGTTGCAGGCGTGGATTTTGTTGCGGGGCTGGGAGTTGAGAAGGCTCTTACTCGCTAG
- a CDS encoding polyprenyl synthetase family protein produces MSNGAEGLSTSTGTRVDLGNPALNEDISVGMTRVEELLQKELSVGEDFIVEKVKHLAKAGGKRFRPMFALLASQYGDRPVSEDVIKAAVVVEMTHLATLYHDDVMDEAAKRRGVESANARWNNSVAILAGDILLAHVSRLMADLGTDTVRHFSETFGDLVTGQMRETIGVGDNDPIEHYMAVIREKTGVLIASAGYLGALHSGATPAHIEALRAYGAAIGMVFQIVDDIIDIFSASEDSGKTPGTDLREGVFTLPVLYALREQTPVGEELRATLTGPLTDDATVARVLDLLAQSTGRDQALADVHRYLNEAESQLELLPQNATTDALRNLARFTVQRVG; encoded by the coding sequence ATGAGCAACGGTGCCGAAGGATTAAGCACGTCCACCGGTACGCGAGTTGACCTCGGTAACCCCGCCCTCAACGAGGATATTTCCGTCGGCATGACTCGTGTCGAGGAACTACTTCAAAAGGAGCTCTCCGTCGGTGAGGACTTCATTGTGGAGAAGGTCAAACACCTCGCGAAAGCCGGCGGGAAACGTTTCCGGCCCATGTTCGCCCTTTTGGCATCACAGTACGGGGATCGGCCCGTGTCCGAGGACGTGATCAAAGCTGCCGTAGTCGTTGAAATGACGCACCTGGCTACGCTTTATCACGACGATGTGATGGACGAAGCTGCTAAACGACGCGGTGTAGAAAGCGCTAACGCACGTTGGAATAACTCCGTCGCCATCTTGGCCGGCGACATTCTGTTGGCGCACGTCTCACGACTTATGGCCGACTTGGGCACCGATACAGTACGTCACTTCTCTGAAACCTTCGGTGACTTGGTCACCGGCCAAATGCGAGAAACTATCGGAGTCGGAGATAACGATCCGATCGAGCATTATATGGCCGTGATCCGCGAAAAGACGGGAGTGCTTATAGCCTCCGCCGGATACCTTGGTGCCCTGCATTCTGGAGCAACTCCGGCTCATATCGAGGCACTGCGGGCATATGGTGCTGCCATTGGGATGGTCTTCCAGATTGTCGATGACATTATCGATATTTTCTCGGCTTCTGAGGACTCGGGTAAGACCCCAGGGACCGACCTACGAGAAGGCGTATTCACCCTTCCGGTCCTTTATGCGTTGCGAGAGCAGACACCAGTAGGCGAGGAGCTTCGGGCAACCCTTACAGGGCCGCTGACTGATGACGCGACTGTTGCCAGGGTTCTTGATCTGCTCGCTCAATCTACGGGTCGGGACCAGGCGCTCGCTGATGTTCATCGCTATCTCAATGAGGCGGAGAGCCAACTGGAACTTCTGCCGCAGAATGCAACAACAGATGCGTTGCGTAATCTTGCTCGCTTTACCGTTCAGCGAGTTGGTTAA
- a CDS encoding aminopeptidase C, with the protein MNSFVPLSQETRARLLSQLLDDPAATLARNAVTSVGINDAALNREAVVKLHHTVEHKLDSLAVTDQKRSGRCWLFAALNVHRHALAKKLNLETFDFSQSYVQYFDKLERAQLFLTEMRERRDQDSDDRVIAQLLRFAAEDGGWYSYVGNLVRKYGVVPDYAMPEVESAGNTQELNRALAHVLRRGACRMRDAETDAEADDIMNATLRDAQRVITVHLGVPPTEFMWQYRTKDGTFVREGTYTPREFAEKYLPDLDTMVVLAEDPRSDKPKNTRFLVELCTNVVGAQEHNYINVEMDVLKEAVAASIEAGEPVWFACDVSRQFNRKLGVWDTSLLDLAGVYGVALDSTKEERFISGESQPTHAMVLSGLDRHPDGFIRAWRVENSWGTKLHDKKTEAVGAGYATMSDEWFEENVFYVALKRDFVPEALHKALDMEPIRLPAYDLMF; encoded by the coding sequence ATGAATTCCTTTGTCCCGCTTAGTCAAGAAACACGTGCGCGTTTGCTCTCGCAGCTACTCGACGATCCTGCTGCAACCCTAGCTCGTAACGCGGTTACCTCCGTGGGCATTAACGACGCAGCACTCAATAGAGAGGCCGTCGTCAAGCTTCATCACACCGTAGAGCACAAGCTTGACTCGTTAGCCGTGACGGATCAAAAACGCTCGGGACGCTGTTGGTTATTTGCTGCTTTGAACGTGCATCGCCATGCGTTAGCAAAGAAGCTTAATCTGGAAACTTTTGATTTCTCGCAGTCCTATGTGCAGTACTTTGACAAGTTGGAGAGGGCCCAGCTCTTTTTAACGGAGATGCGGGAACGCCGCGATCAGGATAGTGATGATCGGGTGATTGCTCAGCTGTTGCGCTTCGCGGCTGAAGACGGGGGATGGTATAGCTACGTTGGCAACCTGGTGCGCAAGTATGGTGTGGTTCCGGATTATGCGATGCCAGAAGTTGAGTCGGCGGGAAACACTCAGGAGCTGAACCGAGCTTTGGCCCATGTGCTGCGTCGCGGGGCGTGCCGGATGCGGGACGCGGAGACGGACGCGGAAGCCGATGACATCATGAATGCCACGCTGCGAGACGCGCAGCGCGTGATTACTGTTCACCTGGGGGTTCCGCCGACTGAGTTTATGTGGCAATACCGTACGAAAGACGGCACCTTTGTCAGAGAGGGGACATATACACCACGTGAGTTTGCGGAGAAATATCTGCCAGACCTAGACACCATGGTCGTTCTTGCCGAGGACCCACGGAGCGACAAGCCAAAGAACACTCGCTTCCTGGTGGAATTGTGCACCAACGTTGTGGGCGCACAAGAGCACAATTACATCAACGTGGAGATGGACGTGCTCAAAGAGGCCGTGGCTGCAAGTATTGAAGCGGGGGAGCCAGTGTGGTTCGCCTGTGACGTGAGCAGGCAGTTTAATCGCAAGCTGGGAGTGTGGGACACCTCGCTCCTTGATCTGGCCGGCGTGTACGGCGTGGCGCTTGATTCTACAAAAGAAGAGCGCTTTATCTCCGGGGAATCGCAGCCGACTCATGCAATGGTGCTTAGTGGTTTGGATCGTCACCCCGATGGTTTCATACGTGCTTGGCGGGTAGAAAACTCGTGGGGCACTAAGCTGCACGACAAAAAGACCGAGGCTGTGGGCGCGGGATACGCCACTATGTCGGATGAGTGGTTTGAAGAAAATGTTTTCTATGTTGCCTTAAAACGCGACTTTGTCCCAGAGGCACTACACAAAGCTTTGGACATGGAGCCTATCCGTCTCCCGGCTTATGACCTGATGTTTTAG
- a CDS encoding lactate/malate family dehydrogenase codes for MHTSKLVVVGVGHVGSYVLSYAMDSGLYSEIATIDINPGVSKGEAIDQAQSTGVPGTAYTYCHPGDYSDCADADVIIVAAGGSILPDPDDPERMPDRAELAEMSGAVVRDVMGNISAHTKDAVVIFITNPLDAMVHIATTEFDYPTEKIFGTGTMLDSARMRWIIGTELGIDPKSVTGYMMGEHGSTSVPILSRVNVQGLSWDELSTWRGSPLPTAPEIQERVIKAAYDVLLAKGWTNAGVARSANELAKCVLLNEHSVHPICTPLNGEYGLHDVSMSVPTLIGNTGALRKMPPSLNDWELEQIHKSAEFIRETVQRASS; via the coding sequence ATGCATACCTCGAAATTAGTTGTTGTTGGCGTAGGCCACGTTGGCTCCTACGTTCTTAGCTACGCAATGGATTCAGGCCTCTACTCGGAGATAGCCACGATTGATATCAATCCGGGTGTGTCCAAGGGTGAGGCCATAGATCAAGCTCAATCCACGGGTGTCCCGGGAACCGCATACACATACTGCCACCCAGGCGATTATTCTGATTGCGCCGACGCGGACGTGATTATCGTCGCCGCTGGTGGATCGATTCTTCCAGATCCTGATGATCCCGAGCGGATGCCGGATCGAGCCGAGCTCGCAGAGATGAGTGGAGCGGTGGTTCGCGATGTCATGGGAAATATCTCGGCACATACCAAGGATGCCGTGGTCATCTTTATCACCAACCCACTCGACGCTATGGTGCACATTGCTACCACGGAATTTGATTATCCCACCGAAAAAATCTTTGGAACTGGCACCATGCTAGATTCCGCTCGGATGCGTTGGATCATAGGAACTGAGCTTGGGATTGACCCCAAATCGGTCACCGGTTACATGATGGGCGAGCATGGCTCTACGTCGGTTCCCATTCTCTCCAGGGTCAACGTTCAAGGCCTCAGCTGGGATGAGCTTTCTACCTGGCGGGGCAGCCCTCTTCCCACGGCCCCAGAGATCCAAGAGCGGGTGATTAAGGCAGCCTATGACGTCCTCTTGGCCAAGGGATGGACCAATGCGGGTGTAGCACGATCAGCTAATGAGCTGGCTAAGTGCGTGTTGCTTAATGAGCACTCCGTGCACCCCATCTGCACCCCGCTCAATGGTGAATATGGGCTCCACGACGTTTCCATGTCCGTGCCTACCCTCATCGGCAATACCGGCGCGCTCCGCAAGATGCCGCCATCCCTCAACGATTGGGAATTGGAGCAGATACACAAGTCCGCCGAGTTCATCCGCGAGACAGTGCAGCGCGCCAGCTCCTAA
- a CDS encoding geranylgeranyl reductase family protein, which produces MVRVNDSVFSVDVLVVGAGPAGSTAAINAAQRGSTVLLIDAATFPRDKTCGDGLTPRAVHQLEKIGIDVTSRYSSKGLKLHGFGGSVTAPWPTSSFGTIGSAMPRTEFDELLLNTAQQHKNVLVWQGATAVSVDADPHTSQPPSATPKAGRIRTVTVDDGRVIAPAYVIVADGVRSTFGKLLGRQWHRGEVYGIAARSYCETPRADDPWIHSHLELRDDTGTTQPGYGWIFPLGNGTANVGCGALSTDTRPAKVNTKKLLRSYAEQHSEEWGFGTPQRVASALLPMGGAVSNVAGPNWMLIGDAAACVNPLNGEGIDYGMETAALAVSLLGTDKDLSHAWPELLRSTYGEAFMLARTAARLLTYPQFLPIAGPLALRRPLGNAIMPAAARLMGNLVSDSDRDLVARLWRCAGVGVSRWRRDSPLWS; this is translated from the coding sequence ATGGTGCGCGTGAATGATTCCGTTTTTTCTGTAGACGTGCTCGTGGTGGGTGCTGGCCCTGCCGGTTCCACGGCAGCTATTAATGCCGCACAGCGCGGCTCAACGGTTTTGCTTATCGACGCCGCCACCTTCCCTCGCGACAAAACCTGCGGCGATGGTCTCACACCCCGTGCGGTGCACCAATTAGAAAAAATTGGGATTGATGTCACCTCTCGATATTCCTCCAAGGGCTTAAAACTGCACGGCTTTGGAGGTTCGGTGACTGCGCCGTGGCCCACGTCTTCTTTTGGGACGATCGGCTCTGCCATGCCGCGTACAGAGTTTGACGAGTTGCTCTTAAACACAGCTCAACAGCACAAGAATGTCCTGGTGTGGCAAGGGGCCACGGCGGTCTCCGTGGACGCAGATCCTCATACGTCGCAGCCGCCAAGTGCTACTCCCAAGGCTGGCCGCATCCGCACTGTCACTGTGGATGATGGTCGAGTCATTGCTCCCGCTTATGTCATCGTCGCGGATGGCGTGCGTTCCACTTTTGGAAAGCTGCTGGGCCGGCAGTGGCACCGCGGCGAGGTGTACGGGATCGCAGCGCGGTCTTATTGCGAGACTCCTCGCGCAGATGACCCGTGGATCCATTCGCACCTAGAGCTTCGCGACGATACCGGTACCACGCAGCCCGGATACGGATGGATATTTCCGTTAGGCAACGGCACTGCAAACGTCGGCTGCGGCGCTTTGTCCACGGACACCCGTCCGGCGAAGGTGAACACAAAAAAACTTCTCCGAAGCTACGCAGAGCAGCACAGCGAGGAGTGGGGTTTTGGAACACCACAACGCGTTGCCTCCGCGTTATTGCCTATGGGGGGCGCGGTAAGCAACGTCGCGGGCCCTAACTGGATGCTCATTGGCGACGCCGCAGCATGTGTGAACCCACTCAACGGTGAAGGCATCGACTATGGCATGGAAACCGCAGCACTGGCAGTCAGTCTGTTGGGCACCGATAAGGATCTATCTCATGCCTGGCCAGAATTGTTGCGCTCCACTTACGGGGAAGCGTTCATGTTAGCCCGCACAGCTGCACGGTTGCTCACCTACCCGCAGTTCTTACCCATCGCAGGTCCGCTCGCTCTACGCAGACCACTGGGCAACGCCATCATGCCAGCGGCTGCACGGCTCATGGGCAACCTTGTCTCGGACTCCGATCGCGATCTTGTTGCGCGTCTCTGGCGCTGCGCAGGCGTAGGCGTCAGCCGGTGGCGTCGTGACAGTCCGTTGTGGTCATAA
- a CDS encoding C1 family peptidase has translation MTELTMNSVSATNAELLKDPTLRLARNAVAVSSATKVALDREVLRSLDTSVSTKVDSWAVANQKDSGRCWIFAGLNSLRGAIMKETAIKDFELSQTYIHFWDKVEKANYFLCAMDELRDRELTDRTVEKLLRDPIDDGGQWNMFVALVHKYGVVPQYAMPETFSSSNTHAMNRDLASVLRRGALRIRAGVAGAREEALESAFKVITTHLGVPPETFQWQYRTKDDAFVREGTMSPLEFAQRYLPHDLSDYVCVVNDPRNAFGELYTVEYLGNVVGAPPVTYVNAPIEVLRDAVRDSLLDATPVWFGCDTEVQAYADAGLWDAHLFDYEGLYGVDFDMTKAQRLLTSDSLMTHAMVFTGMDLAEDGTTVNRWRVENSWGADEADKGFWTMSDSWFEEYVFEVAVPASRLPEEYRRALTKTPHVLPAWDPMGALA, from the coding sequence ATGACTGAACTAACTATGAACTCGGTGTCTGCTACAAATGCCGAGTTGCTCAAGGATCCGACTCTGCGGTTAGCGCGTAATGCCGTCGCGGTGAGCTCAGCTACCAAGGTTGCGCTCGATCGTGAAGTACTGCGTTCCCTAGATACGTCTGTGTCCACCAAAGTGGATTCTTGGGCGGTGGCTAACCAAAAGGATTCCGGCCGATGCTGGATCTTCGCGGGCCTTAATTCTTTGCGTGGCGCGATCATGAAGGAAACCGCCATCAAAGACTTTGAACTATCCCAGACATACATCCATTTTTGGGACAAAGTAGAAAAGGCAAACTATTTCCTCTGCGCAATGGATGAGTTACGTGACCGGGAACTGACAGATCGGACCGTGGAAAAGCTGTTGCGTGACCCGATCGACGATGGCGGGCAGTGGAATATGTTTGTTGCTTTGGTGCACAAGTATGGCGTGGTTCCGCAGTACGCGATGCCCGAGACGTTTTCTAGCAGCAATACTCACGCCATGAATCGAGATCTGGCCTCTGTTTTGCGTCGGGGAGCCCTGCGGATAAGGGCAGGCGTGGCTGGTGCGCGAGAAGAAGCATTAGAAAGCGCTTTTAAAGTGATTACTACGCATCTTGGAGTGCCTCCTGAGACATTCCAGTGGCAGTACCGCACTAAAGATGATGCTTTTGTGCGTGAGGGCACGATGTCTCCGTTGGAGTTCGCGCAGCGCTATCTTCCTCATGATCTCAGCGATTATGTGTGCGTGGTCAATGATCCGCGCAATGCATTCGGCGAGCTCTATACGGTGGAATACCTGGGCAATGTTGTTGGGGCGCCACCGGTAACGTACGTCAACGCCCCCATAGAGGTACTGCGCGATGCAGTTCGAGATTCGCTTCTCGACGCCACCCCGGTGTGGTTCGGCTGTGATACCGAGGTGCAAGCCTATGCAGATGCAGGCCTGTGGGATGCTCACCTGTTTGATTACGAGGGGCTGTATGGCGTGGATTTTGATATGACGAAGGCTCAGAGGCTCCTCACGAGCGATTCTTTGATGACTCATGCCATGGTGTTCACTGGCATGGATCTGGCAGAAGATGGCACAACTGTGAATCGCTGGCGGGTGGAGAACTCCTGGGGAGCGGACGAAGCCGACAAGGGGTTCTGGACGATGAGTGATTCTTGGTTTGAGGAGTATGTTTTTGAAGTCGCAGTGCCAGCTTCGCGTCTCCCGGAGGAGTATCGCCGGGCATTAACCAAAACTCCTCATGTTCTTCCGGCTTGGGATCCGATGGGCGCGCTGGCGTAA
- the rplA gene encoding 50S ribosomal protein L1 produces the protein MGNKSKAYRAAAEKIDKGRLYTPLKAAELVKETSSKNYDATIDVAIRLGVDPRKADQLVRGTVSLPNGTGKTVRVAVFAEGEKATEAEAAGADIVGTTELIEQITAGTINFDVAIATPDQMAKVGRVARVLGPRGLMPNPKTGTVTTDVAKAIADVKGGKISFRVDKAANLHAVIGKASFDAKALAENYGALLDEINRIKPSSSKGIYVKKVTLASTSGPGVPVDTSIQKNYTAE, from the coding sequence ATGGGCAACAAATCTAAGGCATACCGCGCCGCCGCTGAGAAGATCGACAAGGGTCGTCTGTACACCCCTCTGAAGGCTGCTGAACTGGTCAAGGAGACCTCTTCCAAGAACTACGATGCAACCATCGACGTTGCTATCCGTCTTGGCGTTGATCCCCGCAAGGCTGACCAGCTGGTTCGCGGCACCGTCTCCCTTCCTAACGGCACCGGCAAGACCGTTCGCGTTGCTGTTTTCGCTGAGGGCGAGAAGGCTACCGAGGCTGAGGCAGCAGGCGCAGACATCGTTGGCACCACCGAGCTGATCGAGCAGATCACCGCTGGCACCATCAACTTCGATGTTGCAATCGCAACCCCAGATCAGATGGCTAAGGTTGGCCGCGTTGCTCGCGTCCTCGGCCCTCGTGGTCTGATGCCTAACCCTAAGACCGGCACCGTTACCACCGACGTTGCTAAGGCAATCGCTGACGTCAAGGGCGGCAAGATCTCCTTCCGCGTTGACAAGGCTGCTAACCTGCACGCTGTTATCGGTAAGGCTTCCTTCGACGCTAAGGCTCTCGCTGAGAACTACGGCGCACTGCTCGATGAGATCAACCGCATCAAGCCTTCCTCTTCTAAGGGCATCTACGTGAAGAAGGTCACCCTTGCGTCGACCTCCGGCCCTGGTGTTCCAGTTGACACCTCCATCCAGAAGAACTACACCGCTGAGTAA
- the nusG gene encoding transcription termination/antitermination protein NusG — MSDENNSGSFAEAFDDALEATIAAETEAAEAAPELDEAVEQPVQEVDAEAALAGAVEDGDAEYKARLRKYTRELKKLPGSWYIIQCYSGYENKVKTNLDMRAQTLEVEDSIFDVVVPIEQAVELRDGKRKLVKRKLLPGYVLVRMDINDRSWSVVRDTPGVTSFVGNEGNATPVKHRDVAKFLMPQESVAGDGGESNAVNAEGEKVVAMPGASTKPKVEVDFQVGEAVTILSGALASVSATISAIDTENNKLQALVSIFGRETPVELNFDQVEKVS, encoded by the coding sequence ATGAGCGACGAGAACAATAGCGGTTCATTTGCCGAGGCTTTTGACGACGCCCTAGAGGCGACCATCGCCGCGGAGACGGAAGCCGCAGAGGCTGCACCCGAGCTGGACGAGGCAGTCGAGCAACCTGTACAGGAAGTAGATGCAGAAGCTGCGCTTGCGGGTGCTGTGGAGGATGGCGATGCTGAGTACAAGGCGCGTCTGCGTAAGTACACGCGTGAGCTGAAGAAGCTGCCAGGTTCTTGGTACATCATTCAGTGCTATTCCGGTTACGAGAACAAAGTGAAGACCAACCTGGATATGCGTGCGCAGACCCTTGAGGTTGAGGATTCCATCTTTGACGTCGTGGTTCCGATCGAGCAGGCTGTTGAGCTTCGCGACGGTAAACGCAAACTGGTTAAGCGCAAGCTTCTTCCCGGCTACGTCCTTGTTCGTATGGACATTAATGACCGCTCCTGGTCTGTCGTCCGCGATACTCCTGGTGTGACCAGCTTTGTGGGCAACGAGGGCAATGCAACGCCGGTGAAGCACCGCGATGTGGCCAAGTTCCTCATGCCGCAGGAGTCTGTGGCTGGCGACGGCGGCGAGAGCAACGCTGTAAACGCTGAGGGCGAGAAAGTTGTGGCTATGCCGGGCGCATCCACCAAGCCCAAGGTTGAGGTTGATTTCCAGGTCGGCGAGGCTGTCACGATTCTCTCCGGTGCGCTTGCGTCCGTTTCTGCAACGATCTCTGCTATCGACACTGAGAACAATAAGTTGCAGGCACTGGTGTCTATCTTTGGTCGTGAGACCCCGGTCGAACTGAACTTTGACCAGGTGGAAAAAGTTAGCTAA